A region of Streptomyces sp. NBC_01788 DNA encodes the following proteins:
- the deoC gene encoding deoxyribose-phosphate aldolase — protein sequence MPTTAPPLADVTASDSTLRRFLHGLPGVDAVGLEARAASLGTRSIKTTAKAYAIDLAISMVDLTTLEGADTPGKVRALGAKAVHPDPTDRTAPATAAVCVYPDMVAAAKEAVAGSTVKVASVATAFPAGRASLDVKLTDVREAVAAGADEIDMVIDRGAFLAGKYLKVYDEIVAVKEACGSAARLKVIFETGELSTYDNIRRASWLGMLAGADFIKTSTGKVAVNATPANTLLMLEAVRDFRAQTGVQVGVKPAGGIRTSKDAIKFLVLVNETAGGDWLDNHWFRFGASSLLNDLLMQRQKLATGRYSGPDYVTVD from the coding sequence ATGCCCACCACTGCACCCCCTCTCGCTGACGTCACCGCGTCCGACAGCACGCTGCGCCGCTTCCTGCACGGGCTGCCCGGTGTCGACGCGGTCGGCCTGGAGGCGCGCGCCGCCTCGCTCGGCACCCGTTCCATCAAGACCACCGCGAAGGCGTACGCCATCGACCTCGCCATCTCGATGGTCGACCTGACGACGCTGGAAGGCGCGGACACCCCGGGCAAGGTCCGGGCGCTCGGCGCCAAGGCGGTCCACCCCGACCCGACGGACCGTACGGCCCCCGCCACGGCCGCGGTCTGCGTCTACCCCGACATGGTGGCCGCCGCGAAGGAGGCCGTGGCCGGTTCGACCGTGAAGGTCGCCTCGGTCGCCACCGCCTTCCCGGCCGGCCGGGCGTCGCTGGACGTGAAGCTGACGGACGTGCGCGAGGCGGTCGCCGCGGGCGCCGACGAGATCGACATGGTCATCGACCGCGGAGCGTTCCTCGCCGGCAAGTACCTGAAGGTGTACGACGAGATCGTCGCCGTGAAGGAGGCCTGCGGGAGCGCCGCGCGCCTGAAGGTCATCTTCGAGACCGGCGAGCTGTCGACGTACGACAACATCCGCCGCGCGAGCTGGCTCGGCATGCTGGCGGGCGCCGACTTCATCAAGACCTCCACCGGCAAGGTCGCCGTCAACGCCACCCCGGCCAACACGCTGCTGATGCTTGAGGCCGTGCGTGACTTCCGGGCGCAGACCGGCGTGCAGGTCGGTGTGAAGCCGGCCGGCGGCATCCGCACCTCCAAGGACGCGATCAAGTTCCTGGTCCTGGTCAACGAGACCGCAGGCGGGGACTGGCTGGACAACCACTGGTTCCGCTTCGGCGCCTCCTCGCTCCTGAACGACCTGCTGATGCAGCGTCAGAAGCTGGCCACCGGCCGCTACTCCGGTCCCGACTACGTGACGGTGGACTGA
- a CDS encoding gamma-glutamylcyclotransferase: MSLYAAYAGNLDARLMSRRAPHSPLRATGWTNGWRLTFGGEQMGWEGALATLVEDPISQVFVALYDIAPMDEDSLDRWVGVGLGVYRRARVRVHTLDGEERAWAYVLDGYEGGLPSARYLGEIADAAESAGAPHDYVMELRKRPC; encoded by the coding sequence ATGTCGCTCTATGCCGCATACGCCGGCAATCTCGACGCGCGGCTGATGTCCCGCCGCGCCCCGCACTCGCCGCTGCGTGCCACCGGCTGGACGAACGGCTGGCGGCTGACCTTCGGCGGGGAGCAGATGGGCTGGGAGGGCGCGCTGGCGACCCTTGTGGAGGATCCGATCTCCCAGGTCTTCGTGGCCCTGTACGACATCGCCCCGATGGACGAGGACTCCCTCGACCGCTGGGTGGGCGTGGGTCTCGGCGTCTACCGGCGGGCACGCGTGCGCGTCCACACGCTGGACGGCGAGGAACGGGCCTGGGCCTACGTCCTCGACGGCTACGAGGGCGGCCTCCCCTCCGCCCGCTACCTCGGCGAGATCGCCGACGCGGCGGAATCGGCGGGGGCACCCCACGACTACGTGATGGAGCTGCGGAAGCGGCCGTGCTGA
- a CDS encoding phospho-sugar mutase, with translation MHDDLIARAKAWLAEDPDPETRDELARLLEAVNAENTENTEELSERFAGTLQFGTAGLRGELGAGPMRMNRSVVIRAAAGLAAYLKKNGTAHGDGNAGLVVIGYDARHKSADFARDTAAVMTGAGLRAAVLPHPLPTPVLAFAIRHLGAVAGVEVTASHNPPRDNGYKVYLGDGSQIVPPADAGIAAEIDAIKSLHDVPRPDSGWETLDDSVLEAYLARTDAALAPGSPRTARTVYTAMHGVGKDTLVAAFARAGFPAPELVLEQAEPDPDFPTVAFPNPEEPGAMDLAFARARATDPDLIVANDPDADRCAVAVKDGADWRMLRGDEVGALLAAHLVSRGATGTFAESIVSSSLLGRIAEKAGLPYEETLTGFKWIARVEGLRYGYEEALGYCVDPDGVRDKDGITAALLITELASRLKQEGRTLLDLLDDLAVEHGLHATDQLSVRVQDLSLIADAMRRLREQPPTALAGLPVTRAEDLTRGTDRLPPTDGLRYTLDGARVIVRPSGTEPKLKCYLEVVVPVGTHAGLPAARAEATELLASIKRDLSAAAGI, from the coding sequence GTGCACGACGACCTCATCGCACGGGCCAAGGCGTGGCTGGCCGAGGACCCCGACCCCGAGACCCGTGACGAACTCGCCCGGCTCCTCGAAGCCGTGAACGCCGAGAACACCGAGAACACCGAAGAGCTGAGCGAGCGCTTCGCCGGCACCCTCCAGTTCGGCACCGCGGGCCTGCGCGGCGAACTCGGCGCAGGCCCCATGCGCATGAACCGCTCCGTCGTCATCCGCGCCGCCGCCGGCCTCGCCGCGTACCTGAAGAAGAACGGGACCGCCCACGGGGACGGCAACGCGGGCCTCGTCGTCATCGGCTACGACGCCCGCCACAAGTCCGCCGACTTCGCCCGCGACACCGCCGCCGTCATGACCGGCGCCGGCCTGCGCGCCGCGGTGCTGCCGCACCCCCTCCCCACCCCCGTCCTCGCCTTCGCCATCAGGCACCTCGGCGCGGTCGCGGGCGTGGAGGTCACCGCCAGCCACAACCCGCCCCGCGACAACGGCTACAAGGTCTACCTGGGCGACGGCTCCCAGATCGTGCCGCCCGCCGACGCGGGGATCGCCGCCGAGATCGACGCGATCAAGAGCCTCCACGACGTCCCCCGTCCGGACTCCGGCTGGGAGACGCTCGACGACTCCGTCCTTGAGGCCTACCTCGCCCGCACGGACGCCGCCCTCGCCCCCGGCTCGCCCCGTACGGCCCGCACCGTCTACACGGCGATGCACGGCGTCGGCAAGGACACCCTCGTCGCCGCGTTCGCCCGGGCCGGCTTCCCCGCCCCCGAGCTGGTCCTCGAACAGGCCGAGCCGGACCCGGACTTCCCGACCGTCGCCTTCCCCAACCCGGAGGAGCCCGGCGCGATGGACCTGGCGTTCGCCAGGGCCCGCGCCACCGACCCCGATCTGATCGTCGCCAACGACCCGGACGCCGACCGCTGCGCGGTGGCCGTCAAGGACGGCGCCGACTGGCGCATGCTGCGCGGCGACGAGGTGGGCGCCCTGCTCGCCGCCCACCTGGTCTCCCGCGGCGCGACCGGCACCTTCGCGGAGTCGATCGTCTCCTCCTCCCTCCTCGGCCGCATCGCCGAGAAGGCGGGCCTGCCCTACGAGGAGACCCTCACCGGCTTCAAGTGGATCGCCCGCGTGGAGGGCCTGCGCTACGGCTACGAGGAGGCCCTCGGCTACTGCGTCGACCCCGACGGCGTACGCGACAAGGACGGCATCACCGCCGCCCTGCTGATCACCGAGCTGGCCTCGCGGCTCAAGCAGGAGGGCCGCACCCTCCTGGACCTGCTCGACGACCTCGCCGTCGAGCACGGCCTGCACGCCACCGACCAGCTCTCGGTCCGTGTCCAGGACCTCTCGCTGATCGCCGACGCGATGCGCCGCCTGCGCGAGCAGCCCCCGACGGCGCTCGCGGGCCTGCCCGTCACCCGCGCCGAGGACCTCACCCGGGGCACGGACCGGCTGCCGCCCACGGACGGCCTGCGCTACACCCTCGACGGCGCCCGCGTGATCGTCCGCCCCAGCGGCACGGAGCCCAAGCTGAAGTGCTACCTGGAGGTCGTGGTCCCGGTCGGCACCCACGCCGGCCTCCCGGCGGCCCGCGCGGAGGCCACCGAGCTGCTCGCGTCGATCAAGCGCGACCTGTCGGCGGCCGCGGGCATCTGA
- a CDS encoding aldehyde dehydrogenase family protein gives MSENSEKSVKSGATTEPRLSVLKTYKLYVGGKFPRSESGRVYEVSDSKGNWLANVPQSSRKDARDAVVAARKAFGAWSGATAYNRGQILYRIAEMLEGRREQFVREVAEAEGLSKARAAAQVDAAIDRWVWYAGWTDKIAQVVGGGNPVAGPYFNLSSPEPTGVVTVLAPQESSFLGLVSVIAPVIATGNTAVVIASEKSPLPALSLGEVLATSDLPGGVVNVLSGRTAEIAAPLAAHQDVNAIDLAGADAELARELEVAAADNLKRVLRPQPVDYAATPGTDRMTAFLETKTVWHPTGSLGASGSSY, from the coding sequence ATGTCTGAGAACTCCGAGAAGTCAGTGAAGTCCGGGGCGACGACCGAACCGCGGCTTTCGGTCCTCAAGACCTACAAGCTGTACGTGGGCGGCAAGTTCCCGCGTTCCGAGAGCGGCCGGGTGTACGAGGTGAGCGACTCCAAGGGCAACTGGCTGGCGAACGTTCCGCAGTCGTCCCGCAAGGACGCCCGTGACGCGGTCGTGGCCGCGCGCAAGGCGTTCGGGGCGTGGTCCGGCGCGACCGCGTACAACCGGGGCCAGATCCTCTACCGCATCGCCGAGATGCTGGAGGGCCGCCGCGAGCAGTTCGTCCGCGAGGTCGCCGAGGCCGAGGGCCTGTCCAAGGCCAGGGCGGCCGCGCAGGTCGACGCGGCGATCGACCGCTGGGTCTGGTACGCGGGCTGGACCGACAAGATCGCCCAGGTGGTGGGCGGCGGCAACCCGGTGGCGGGCCCGTACTTCAACCTCTCCTCCCCCGAGCCGACCGGCGTGGTGACCGTCCTGGCCCCGCAGGAGTCGTCGTTCCTGGGCCTGGTCTCGGTGATCGCCCCGGTGATCGCGACCGGCAACACGGCGGTCGTGATCGCGAGCGAGAAGTCCCCGCTCCCGGCGCTCTCCCTCGGCGAGGTGCTGGCCACCTCCGACCTGCCGGGCGGTGTCGTGAACGTCCTGTCCGGCCGTACGGCGGAGATCGCCGCGCCGCTCGCCGCGCACCAGGACGTCAACGCGATCGACCTCGCGGGCGCCGACGCGGAGCTGGCGAGGGAACTGGAGGTCGCGGCGGCGGACAACCTGAAGCGCGTCCTTCGTCCACAGCCTGTGGACTACGCCGCGACGCCGGGCACCGACCGTATGACGGCCTTCCTGGAGACCAAGACGGTCTGGCACCCGACGGGCTCCCTGGGCGCCTCCGGCTCGTCGTACTGA
- a CDS encoding PH domain-containing protein, translating to MTTPEHEPPSPRPAAPEFKDRVNRSSAGIASGALLLAIVGWLGIDALVVGEGRTPWLALAGMILVVPLVVAFTLRPAVYANTDRLRIRNPFRVIVLPWGQVSGLRSGFSNEVFDQSGTKYQLWAVPVSLRGRKRATRRQARAEAAGERAAGAGRAGGRAGGAFGSGSAADDGPVRAAGDQFMDDLRELHEAREHAETAQGEVTVRWAYEIVGPAVAGAVVLAILIAVG from the coding sequence ATGACGACGCCCGAGCACGAACCCCCCTCGCCGCGACCTGCCGCACCCGAGTTCAAGGACCGGGTCAACCGGTCGTCCGCAGGCATCGCGAGCGGTGCCCTGCTCCTCGCCATCGTCGGGTGGCTGGGCATCGACGCGCTGGTGGTCGGCGAGGGCCGCACCCCGTGGCTGGCGCTCGCCGGGATGATCCTCGTCGTGCCGCTCGTGGTCGCCTTCACCCTGCGGCCCGCCGTGTACGCCAACACCGACCGGCTGCGTATCCGCAACCCCTTCCGCGTGATCGTGCTGCCCTGGGGCCAGGTCTCCGGGCTGCGTTCCGGCTTCTCGAACGAGGTGTTCGACCAGTCCGGCACCAAGTACCAGCTCTGGGCGGTGCCCGTCTCGCTGCGGGGGCGCAAGCGGGCCACCCGGCGGCAGGCGCGGGCCGAGGCGGCGGGCGAGCGCGCTGCGGGGGCGGGCAGGGCCGGCGGACGCGCAGGCGGAGCCTTCGGGTCCGGGAGCGCGGCCGACGACGGTCCCGTCCGCGCTGCGGGCGACCAGTTCATGGACGACCTGCGCGAACTGCACGAGGCCCGTGAGCACGCCGAGACGGCGCAGGGCGAGGTGACGGTCCGCTGGGCGTACGAGATCGTGGGCCCGGCGGTGGCCGGTGCGGTGGTGCTGGCGATTCTTATCGCGGTGGGCTGA
- a CDS encoding purine-nucleoside phosphorylase: protein MNASLLPDDIQGDPYAAADAAAARLRELTGAESHDVALVMGSGWAPAVDALGTPDAEFQVTELPGFPPPAVEGHGGKIRSYTIGDSRALVFLGRTHYYEGRGVAAVAHGVRTAVAAGCKTIVLTNGCGGLREGMRPGQPVLISDHLNLTATSPIVGANFVDLTDLYSPRLRALCKEVDPTLEEGVYAQFPGPHYETPAEIRMARTIGADLVGMSTVLEAIAAREAGAEVLGISLVTNLAAGMTGEPLNHEEVLQAGRDSATRMGSLLTQVLGRL from the coding sequence GTGAACGCATCTCTTCTTCCGGACGACATCCAGGGCGACCCGTACGCCGCCGCCGACGCCGCCGCCGCGCGCCTGCGCGAACTCACGGGTGCCGAGTCCCACGACGTCGCCCTCGTGATGGGGTCCGGCTGGGCACCGGCCGTCGACGCCCTGGGGACCCCCGACGCCGAGTTCCAGGTCACCGAGCTGCCCGGATTCCCGCCGCCGGCGGTCGAGGGCCACGGCGGCAAGATCCGCTCGTACACCATCGGGGACAGCCGCGCGCTGGTCTTCCTGGGCCGCACCCACTACTACGAGGGCCGGGGCGTGGCCGCCGTGGCCCACGGCGTGCGCACCGCCGTCGCGGCCGGCTGCAAGACGATCGTGCTCACCAACGGCTGTGGCGGCCTGCGCGAGGGCATGCGCCCCGGCCAGCCGGTGCTGATCAGCGACCACCTCAACCTGACGGCCACCTCGCCGATCGTCGGCGCCAACTTCGTCGACCTCACCGACCTGTACTCCCCGCGCCTGCGCGCCCTGTGCAAGGAGGTCGACCCCACCCTCGAGGAAGGCGTCTACGCGCAGTTCCCCGGCCCGCACTACGAGACGCCGGCGGAGATCCGCATGGCCCGCACCATCGGCGCGGACCTGGTCGGCATGTCCACCGTCCTGGAGGCCATCGCCGCCCGCGAGGCCGGCGCGGAGGTCCTCGGCATCTCCCTGGTGACCAACCTCGCCGCAGGCATGACCGGCGAGCCCCTCAACCACGAGGAGGTGCTCCAGGCGGGCCGCGACAGCGCCACCCGCATGGGCTCCCTGCTGACCCAGGTCCTGGGCCGCCTCTAG
- a CDS encoding aldehyde dehydrogenase family protein, with protein sequence MENQISPFEYAPAPESRSIVDIAPSYGLFIDGEFAEAADGKVFKTVSPSTEEVLSEVAQAGEADVDRAVKAARKAFVKWSALPGSERAKYLFRIARIIQERSRELAVLETLDNGKPIRETRDADLPLVAAYFFYYAGWADKLGHAGFGPSPKPLGVAGQVIPWNFPLLMLAWKIAPALATGNTVVLKPAETTPLSALFFADICRQAGLPKGVVNILPGYGDAGAALVAHPDVNKVAFTGSTAVGKAIARTVAGTDKKLTLELGGKGANIVFDDAPIDQAVEGIVNGIFFNQGQVCCAGSRLLVQESIHDELLDSLKRRLSTLRLGDPLDKNTDIGAINSAEQLARITTLADKGEAEGAERWSPACELPESGYWFAPTLFTGVTQAHTIARDEIFGPVLSVLTFRTPDEAVAKANNTPYGLSAGIWTEKGSRILAVAGKLRAGVVWSNTFNKFDPTSPFGGYKESGFGREGGRHGLEAYLDV encoded by the coding sequence ATGGAAAACCAGATTTCCCCCTTCGAATACGCACCGGCGCCCGAGTCCCGCTCGATCGTCGACATCGCGCCGTCCTACGGCCTGTTCATCGACGGCGAGTTCGCCGAGGCCGCCGACGGCAAGGTCTTCAAGACGGTCTCCCCCAGCACCGAGGAGGTGCTGTCCGAGGTCGCCCAGGCCGGCGAGGCGGACGTGGACCGCGCGGTGAAGGCGGCCCGCAAGGCCTTCGTGAAGTGGTCGGCGCTGCCCGGCTCCGAGCGCGCCAAGTACCTGTTCCGCATCGCCCGCATCATCCAGGAGCGCAGCCGTGAGCTGGCGGTCCTGGAGACGCTGGACAACGGCAAGCCGATCAGGGAGACGCGGGACGCGGACCTGCCCCTGGTGGCCGCGTACTTCTTCTACTACGCCGGCTGGGCCGACAAGCTCGGCCACGCGGGCTTCGGGCCGTCCCCGAAGCCGCTGGGCGTGGCCGGCCAGGTCATCCCGTGGAACTTCCCGCTGCTGATGCTGGCGTGGAAGATCGCCCCGGCGCTGGCGACCGGCAACACGGTGGTCCTCAAGCCCGCCGAGACCACCCCGCTGTCCGCGCTGTTCTTCGCGGACATCTGCCGCCAGGCCGGCCTGCCGAAGGGTGTCGTCAACATCCTTCCCGGCTACGGCGACGCGGGCGCCGCGCTCGTCGCCCACCCCGACGTGAACAAGGTCGCCTTCACCGGCTCCACGGCCGTCGGCAAGGCGATCGCGCGCACGGTCGCGGGCACGGACAAGAAGCTCACCCTCGAGCTGGGCGGCAAGGGCGCCAACATCGTCTTCGACGACGCGCCGATCGACCAGGCCGTCGAGGGCATCGTCAACGGCATCTTCTTCAACCAGGGCCAGGTCTGCTGCGCGGGCTCGCGGCTGCTGGTGCAGGAGTCGATCCACGACGAGCTGCTGGACTCCCTCAAGCGCAGGCTCTCCACCCTGCGCCTGGGCGATCCGCTCGACAAGAACACCGACATCGGCGCGATCAACTCCGCCGAGCAGCTGGCCCGGATCACCACGCTGGCCGACAAGGGCGAGGCGGAGGGCGCCGAGCGCTGGTCGCCCGCCTGCGAACTGCCCGAGAGCGGCTACTGGTTCGCGCCGACGCTGTTCACCGGCGTCACCCAGGCGCACACCATCGCCCGTGACGAGATCTTCGGCCCGGTGCTCTCCGTCCTCACCTTCCGCACCCCGGACGAGGCCGTCGCCAAGGCCAACAACACCCCGTACGGGCTGTCGGCGGGCATCTGGACCGAGAAGGGCTCCCGGATCCTGGCGGTGGCGGGCAAGCTGCGCGCCGGTGTCGTCTGGTCCAACACGTTCAACAAGTTCGATCCGACCTCGCCGTTCGGCGGCTACAAGGAGTCGGGCTTCGGCCGCGAGGGCGGCCGGCACGGCCTGGAGGCGTACCTCGATGTCTGA